The Scatophagus argus isolate fScaArg1 chromosome 20, fScaArg1.pri, whole genome shotgun sequence genome window below encodes:
- the snx24 gene encoding sorting nexin-24, producing MHPVRVSIPSFRSENNSMEKGYTVFKIEVLMNGRQHTVEKRYSEFHTLHKMLKKCIKPPEIPSKHVRNWVPKVLEQRRQGLELYLQTIIMENGVLPKIFLDFLNIRHFPSVPKTESCGSFDTESEESSKLSHQPVLLFLRDPYLLPSAHDTFSNVVIEGVIHGVFYPDLQPR from the exons TCCGGTCAGAGTGTCGATTCCGTCGTTTCGGTCAGAAAACAACTCGATGGAGAAAGGATACACG GTCTTCAAAATTGAAGTGCTGATGAATGGCAGACAACATACTGTTGAGAAACGCTACAGTGAATTCCACACGTTGCATAAAATG CTAAAGAAGTGCATTAAACCACCTGAGATCCCATCAAAACATGTTAGGAACTGGGTTCCCAAAGTCCTGGAGCAAAGGAGGCAGGGCCTGGAGCTCTACCTGCAG ACTATAATTATGGAAAATGGGGTCCTTCCAAAGATATTCCTGGATTTCCTGAATATCCGCCATTTTCCTTCAGTGCCAAAAACAGAAAGCTGTGG GTCATTCGATACAGAATCAGAGGAATCGAG TAAACTTTCACACCAGCCAGTCTTGCTGTTTCTGAGGGACCCGTACCTGCTGCCATCTGCACACG acacattttcaaatgttgtgATTGAAGGTGTGATACATGGAGTTTTCTACCCAGATCTTCAGCCAAGGTAG
- the ggcx gene encoding vitamin K-dependent gamma-carboxylase — protein MEARDATAGALVGSDGEEQTAKKDATPKNDKPQIKSKMETIFGFRKEDLSSWRNLVALLNRPTDPASLGIFRCLFGLLMAIDVTQERGLSHLDYKYLDGAPVCRFPLFNFLKPLPLDWMYLVYVVMFLGALGIMLGCFYRLSCLMFISTYWYIFFLDKTAWNNHSYLYGLIGFQFILMDGNRYWSIDGLRRPSIRNAHVPLWNYTVLRTQIFIVYFIAGIKKLDADWVEGYSMSYLAHHWLFDPFKAILPVELVSLLVVHGGGLVLDLTAGYLLFFDVTRPYGFFFVSYFHCMNSQLFSIGMFPYTMLATSLLFFYPDWPRRFFARFPEFLRVVLPLTSVDPQPSTSCVYSEVSSTSTERQETPPITRAPKLRLKHKLGAIFTILYIIEQFFMPYSHFITQGYNNWTNGLYGYSWDMMVHSRSHQHVKITYKDGKTGEIGYLNPGVFAQSRRWKDHGDMLKQYATCLSQFLPRYNISDPEIYFDIWVSINERFQQRIFDPRVDIVKAVWSPFRPNSWLMPLLVDLSPWRTKFQEIEGTLDNQTEIVFIADFPGLHLENFVSEDLGNTSIHVLQGKVNIEVVEEKKNYTLQPGEQIKVPAGAYHKVYTVSEDPSCYMYIYVNTTEAALQENFTKLFELQERVRNGTETEPLPPELQPLIAAEDAEVNATDPIVQLFLKRQRRMKEVKKRREAGVLERLERFAVKKYYTIRRGFLMAAIAMRNLAVGLPPLEQLTREVAFANMKAPQADGSQDERLKDEVGHGEL, from the exons ATGGAAGCGAGAGACGCGACTGCAG GTGCTCTTGTGGGCAGTGATGGAGAGGAACAAACGGCAAAGAAGGATGCGACTCCTAAGAATGATAAACCACAAATCAAAAGCAAGATGGAGACGATCTTTGGGTTCAGGAAAGAGGACCTGTCCTCCTGGCGTAACCTGGTGGCCCTCTTGAATCGTCCCACTGACCCTGCGTCGCTGGGCATCTTTCGCTGCTTGTTTG GTTTGCTGATGGCTATCGATGTCACACAGGAACGTGGCCTCAGTCACCTGGACTATAAGTACCTGGATGGTGCCCCTGTGTGCCGCTTTCCGCTCTTCAATTTTCTAAAGCCACTGCCACTGGATTGGATGTACCTGGTGTATGTGGTGATGTTTCTCG GGGCCTTGGGCATCATGCTTGGCTGTTTCTACCGCCTCTCCTGCCTCATGTTCATCTCCACGTACTGGTACATCTTCTTTCTGGACAAAACGGCTTGGAACAATCACTCGTACCTCTATGGCCTCATCGGATTTCAGTTCATACTCATGGATGGCAACAGATACTG GTCAATCGATGGATTGCGGCGGCCTTCTATAAGAAACGCTCATGTGCCTCTGTGGAATTACACTGTGTTGAGGACACAG ATATTTATTGTATACTTCATCGCTGGAATCAAAAAGCTGGATGCTGATTGGGTGGAGGGATACTCAATGTCATACTTGGCCCACCATTGGCTATTTGATCCTTTCAA AGCGATCCTTCCTGTGGAGTTAGTAAGCCTGCTGGTGGTGCATGGAGGCGGTCTTGTTCTGGATCTGACTGCTGGTTACCTGCTGTTTTTTGATGTCACACGACCATatggatttttctttgtctcctaCTTCCACTGTATGAACTCTCAGCTCTTCAGCATTG GGATGTTTCCCTACACGATGCTGGCCACCAGTCTTCTGTTCTTCTACCCTGACTGGCCAAGAAGATTTTTTGCACGTTTCCCAGAATTCCTCAGGGTTGTCCTGCCACTCACCTCAGTGGACCCTCAGCCCAGTACCTCCTGTGTTTACAGTGAGGTCTCTAGCACCAGCACCGAACGCCAGGAGACCCCGCCTATCACCAGAGCTCCCAAACTGAGACTTAAGCACAAGCTGGGAGCCATTTTTACAATTCTCTACATAATTGAACAGTTCTTCATGCCTTACTCCCACTTCATCACACAG GGTTACAACAATTGGACTAATGGCTTGTACGGCTACTCGTGGGACATGATGGTTCACTCCCGCAGCCATCAGCATGTAAAGATCACCTACAAAGATGGGAAAACTGGAGAAATTGGATATCTGAACCCAGGG GTGTTCGCACAAAGCCGCCGCTGGAAAGACCATGGAGACATGCTGAAACAGTACGCCACGTGCCTCAGTCAGTTCCTGCCTCGTTATAACATCTCTGATCCTGAAATCTACTTTGACATCTGGGTGTCCATCAATGAACGCTTCCAGCAAAG GATCTTTGATCCCCGTGTGGACATTGTGAAAGCTGTTTGGTCACCTTTCCGGCCCAACTCTTGGCTGATGCCTCTGCTGGTGGACCTCTCACCTTGGAGGACCAAGTTCCAGGAGATTGAGGGCACTTTGGACAATCAGACCGAGATCGTCTTTATCGCTGATTTCCCAG GTCTCCACTTAGAAAATTTTGTTAGTGAAGATCTGGGCAACACCAGCATCCATGTACTGCAGGGCAAAGTGAACAttgaggtggtggaggagaaaaagaactACACTCTTCAACCTGGTGAGCAGATCAAG GTGCCTGCTGGGGCTTACCATAAGGTGTACACAGTGTCTGAGGACCCGTCTTGCTACATGTACATCTACGTCAACACCACAGAAGCGGCACTACAGGAGAACTTCACCAAGCTGTTCGAACTCCAGGAGCGTGTTCGCAACGGGACAG AAACTGAGCCGCTTCCTCCTGAGCTGCAGCCTCTTATTGCTGCAGAGGATGCAGAGGTCAACGCCACGGACCCCATTGTGCAGCTGTTCCTGAAGAGGCAGCGCCGCATGAAGGAGGTGAAGAAACGCAGGGAGGCCGGTGTGCTGGAGCGACTGGAACGCTTTGCAGTGAAAAAGTACTATACAATACGGAGAGG ATTCTTGATGGCAGCCATTGCTATGAGAAACCTTGCGGTGGGTCTTCCGCCTCTCGAACAGCTGACAAGAGAAGTTGCCTTCGCCAATATGAAAGCACCCCAGGCAGATGGCAGCCAGGACGAAAGGCTGAAAGATGAAGTTGGTCATGGAGaactttaa
- the gmcl1 gene encoding germ cell-less protein-like 1, with product MGNLSSRFRYPSQGPDEVAEGTSSKHGCECKKRKRNAQCDCESEQEEDDAILDTPRRKKLKSTSRYIYQTLFLNGENSDIRICALGQEWNLHKVYLCQSGYFSSMFSGSWKESNMMEINLEIPDQNIDTEALQVVFGSLYRDDVLIKPSRVVSILAAACMLQLDGLIQQCGETMKENISAKTVRDYFAYASIYGLESVTKKCLEWLLNNLMTHQNVELMKELGVEVMEQLIQSSDLFVMQVEMDVYTALKKWMFLQLNPLWDGPIKQLLADADAWLCKRRTDLCEKEPFLNTEEGAAFRSVFKHVRLQYIINDLASARILERDNILPPDWLTSVYKNQWFAMLRTEFDNDNGPHEANKEEFELSSMRCGRKLTKDGDYCWRWTGFNFGFDLLVTYTNRFIVFKRNTLSQPCGGAVSLQPRRHLAYRLRLASFDSRGKLVCSRSTGYQLLTLEKDQEYVVMNLDSRLLSFPLYVCCNFLYTSPHSDHRPDLSEQESTAQTVS from the exons ATGGGGAATCTGAGCAGCAGGTTCCGATACCCCTCACAGGGACCAGATGAGGTTGCAGAGGGCACAAGTAGTAAGCATGGATGTGAGTGTAAGAAGAGGAAACGAAATGCCCAGTGTGACTGCGAAAGTGAACAAGAGGAGGATGATGCCATATTAGACACACCTCGCAG GAAGAAACTGAAAAGCACGTCACGATATATTTATCAGACCTTGTTCCTGAATGGTGAAAACAGTGACATTCGCATCTGCGCTCTGGGACAGGAATGGAACCTCCACAAAGTGTACCTGTGTCAG TCAGGATATTTCTCCAGCATGTTCAGTGGCTCTTGGAAGGAATCCAACATGATGGAAATCAACTTGGAGATCCCAGACCAGAACATCGATACTGAAG CTCTGCAAGTCGTGTTTGGATCCCTGTACCGGGATGATGTTCTGATCAAGCCCAGCAGGGTTGTCAGTATTCTTGCTGCCGCTTGTATGCTACAGCTG GATGGTTTGATCCAGCAGTGCGGCGAGACCATGAAGGAAAACATCAGTGCGAAGACTGTGCGTGACTATTTTGCTTATGCCAGTATCTATGGCTTGGAGTCGGTCACGAAAAA GTGTCTTGAGTGGCTTCTTAACAACCTGATGACccaccaaaatgttgaactgatGAAAGAGCTTGG AGTGGAAGTGATGGAGCAGCTCATCCAGTCCTCGGACCTGTTTGTCATGCAGGTGGAGATGGATGTATACACTGCTCTGAAAAAG tggaTGTTTCTGCAGCTCAATCCTTTGTGGGACGGCCCAATCAAGCAGCTTCTGGCTGACGCTGATGCCTGGCTTTGCAAACGCAGAACAG ACCTGTGTGAGAAAGAACCCTTCTTGAACACAGAGGAGGGTGCAGCTTTTCGCTCAGTGTTCAAGCATGTTCGTCTCCAGTATATCATCAACGATTTGGCATCCGCACGCATCCTGGAGAGAGACAATATTTTGCCCCCTG ATTGGTTAACATCCGTGTACAAAAACCAGTGGTTCGCTATGCTCCGGACAGAATTTGACAACGACAATGG TCCCCATGAAGCTAACAAAGAGGAGTTTGAGCTGAGCAGCATGAGGTGTGGCAGGAAACTGACTAAAGATGGAGAC TACTGCTGGCGGTGGACGGGCTTTAACTTCGGTTTTGACCTGCTGGTAACCTACACTAACCGTTTCATAGTCTTCAAAAGAAATACTCTGAGTCAGCCATGTGGGGGTGCTGTGAGTCTGCAACCTCGAAGGCATCTGGCATACAG gtTACGCCTCGCCTCCTTTGACAGCCGCGGAAAACTGGTCTGCAGCCGTTCAACAGGTTACCAGCTTCTCACACTTGAAAAAGACCAG GAGTATGTGGTGATGAACCTGGACAGCCGGTTGTTATCATTCCCACTCTACGTGTGCTGTAACTTCCTGTATACGTCGCCTCATTCGGACCACCGTCCAGATTTGTCAGAACAAGAGAGCACTGCTCAAACCGTGTCTTGA